A genome region from Gossypium hirsutum isolate 1008001.06 chromosome A04, Gossypium_hirsutum_v2.1, whole genome shotgun sequence includes the following:
- the LOC121228039 gene encoding receptor kinase-like protein Xa21: protein MVSMQQPRLSKALHAEAAGSPSQQASRDLLDKYLVEACCCCLLLQQWRRISHAKLSRATSGFDEHNMLGSGSFGYVYKGRLSDGMEVAIKVFNLQIEGAFRSFDIECEAMRNIVHRNLVKVITCCSNVDFKALVLGFMSNGNLEKWLHSNSCFLDIIQRINIMVDVAAALEYLHSGHPTPIIHCDLKPSNILLDEDMVAHVGDFGIAKLLGEGDVVKQTMTLATIGYMAPEFGSTGIVSIKCDIYSYGIVLIETFTRKKPTDEIFGDEMTIRHWVKRLLSEGMIDIVDADLLRREDENFVIKANGISSILELALDCSAELPEERKEMKDVVVELKKIKQTFLNIIQR, encoded by the exons atggtcagcatgcagcaaccaagactATCAAAGGCACTACATGCAGAAGCTGCTGGTTCACCTAGTCAGCAAGCt TCACGAGACTTGCTCGACAAGTATCTTGTTGAAGCTTGCTGCTGCTGCCTCTTGCTCCAACAATGGAGAAGAATTTCACATGCTAAACTTTCACGGGCAACTAGTGGATTTGACGAGCACAATATGCTTGGTTCAGGAAGTTTTGGATATGTATATAAAGGGAGGCTTTCAGATGGAATGGAAGTTGCAATAAAAGTTTTCAATCTGCAAATAGAAGGAGCATTTAGGAGTTTTGACATTGAATGTGAAGCTATGCGTAACATAGTTCATCGTAATCTTGTCAAGGTCATTACTTGCTGCTCCAATGTTGACTTCAAAGCCTTGGTGCTTGGTTTCATGTCTAATGGAAATCTTGAGAAATGGTTACATTCAAACAGTTGTTTCCTTGATATCATACAAAGGATCAACATAATGGTAGATGTTGCGGCTGCTCTAGAATATCTCCATAGTGGACATCCAACACCTATAATTCATTGTGACCTAAAACCAAGCAATATTCTACTAGATGAAGACATGGTTGCTCATGTGGGAGATTTTGGCATTGCGAAATTATTGGGAGAAGGTGATGTAGTGAAGCAAACCATGACTCTTGCAACTATTGGTTATATGGCACCAG AATTTGGATCAACGGGAATTGTTTCTATAAAATGTGACATCTATAGTTATGGAATTGTCCTAATAGAAACTTTCACTAGGAAAAAGCCGACAGATGAAATTTTTGGTGATGAAATGACCATAAGGCATTGGGTGAAAAGATTATTATCTGAAGGAATGATAGACATTGTGGATGCTGATTTATTAAGAAGAGAGGATGAGAATTTTGTCATTAAAGCAAATGGTATTTCTTCTATCCTGGAGTTAGCTTTGGATTGTTCAGCTGAGTTGccagaagaaagaaaagagatgAAGGATGTTGTGGTTGAGCTAAAGAAAATCAAACAAACGTTTCTAAACATCATCCAACGATGA
- the LOC121227935 gene encoding LRR receptor-like serine/threonine-protein kinase GSO2 isoform X1, which translates to MLSGLFYQFNFPFPTFFFLALFRLAIMNYNTCFHLLLAFFIPCSVLCLAMTARNLNSDQFALLEFKDRIAGPQNVLANNWTASTSVCNWIGVSCGILHKRVIALNLTSMNLRGTIPPHLGNLSFLLSLDLSSNNLYGLLPKELGQLHRLKILRLSLNSLNGEIPSWLGNLHRVRRLQMENNNFTGTIPQTLVNISNLEILNMGFNQLFGQAPSSIFKISSLKFISLFRNSLSGDLPNDMCQHLPKLEVLHLSLNELSGSIPSSLGKCSNLKYFSLYFNQFTGIIPRSIGNLTRLEELDLGLNNLEGSLPNDLCHLCPKLEGLYLDANELSGNIPSSIGECYKLQMLSLLENKFSGLIPKSIFNSTMLEGIYLYDNNLEGTLPPMIEAPKLNVLSLHRNKLRGNIPNSILNASMLKLLDLGDNFFSGPIPETFGNLRHLEWFRIANNYLTMGSTINHEWTFLSSLTNCKNLTRVDISENPLNGTLPTNIGNLSASLIYFYAINCELKGNIPMEIGNLSNLLLLQLDHNKLSGFIPTSIGGMRNLQGLDLSFNKLGGPILESLCGLERLYDMSLGLNKLHGSIPSCFGNITSLRYLLFKFQQIEFCNTLNFVET; encoded by the exons ATGCTCTCTGGGCTATTTTATCAATTCAACTTCCCTTttcctacttttttttttcttgcctTATTCCGTCTTGCAATCATGAACTACAACACTTGCTTTCATCTTCTTTTAGCTTTTTTCATACCATGTTCCGTACTTTGCTTGGCTATGACAGCCAGGAACCTCAACTCCGATCAGTTTGCGCTTCTCGAGTTTAAGGATAGAATTGCTGGTCCTCAAAATGTCTTGGCAAACAATTGGACGGCCTCTACCTCTGTTTGTAATTGGATTGGTGTTTCATGTGGCATCCTCCATAAAAGAGTTATAGCTTTGAATCTTACAAGCATGAATCTTAGGGGTACTATCCCTCCACACCTTGGAAATCTTTCATTTCTACTTTCTCTCGACTTGAGTAGCAATAATTTATATGGCCTTCTACCTAAAGAATTGGGCCAATTGCATCGTTTGAAGATCTTACGATTAAGCCTCAACAGTCTTAATGGGGAAATTCCATCATGGCTTGGGAACTTACATAGAGTTCGAAGGTTGCAAATGGAAAATAATAACTTTACAGGCACAATCCCTCAAACACTTGTTAACATTTCCAATCTAGAGATCTTGAATATGGGATTCAATCAATTATTTGGCCAGGCTCCATCTTCCATCTTCAAGATTTCTTCTCTGAAGTTTATTAGTCTTTTCAGGAATAGCCTATCAGGTGATTTGCCTAATGATATGTGTCAACATCTTCCCAAGCTTGAAGTGCTTCATTTGAGTTTGAATGAATTATCTGGTAGCATTCCATCAAGTTTAGGCAAATGCAGCAACCTTAAATATTTCTCGTTGTACTTCAATCAATTTACGGGAATCATTCCAAGAAGTATTGGAAATCTGACTAGACTTGAAGAATTAGATTTGGGGTTGAATAACTTAGAAG GTAGTTTGCCTAATGATTTGTGTCACCTATGTCCCAAGCTTGAAGGGCTTTACTTGGATGCAAATGAATTATCTGGTAATATTCCATCAAGTATAGGTGAATGTTACAAGCTTCAGATGCTAAgtttattagaaaataaattcagtGGGCTGATTCCGAAAAGTATTTTTAATTCAACTATGCTTGAAGGAATATATCTATATGACAACAATTTAGAAG GTACCTTGCCACCCATGATCGAGGCTCCAAAGCTGAATGTTCTTTCGCTGCATCGAAATAAACTTCGCGGAAACATTCCCAACTCTATCTTAAATGCTTCCATGCTTAAGCTTCTAGACTTGGGTGATAACTTCTTCTCTGGCCCAATTCCTGAAACGTTTGGTAACTTACGACACCTTGAATGGTTCCGAATAGCAAACAACTATTTGACCATGGGATCTACTATAAATCATGAGTGgacctttctttcttctttgacaaattgcaagaatttgacaAGAGTAGATATTTCAGAAAATCCTTTGAATGGCACTCTTCCTACTAATATTGGGAACCTTTCAGCATCGCTTATATACTTTTACGCTATTAATTGTGAGCTTAAAGGCAATATTCCAATGGAAATAGGTAActtaagcaacctattgcttttACAACTTGACCATAATAAATTAAGTGGTTTTATTCCGACATCAATTGGAGGAATGAGAAATCTCCAAGGTCTAGATCTTTCCTTTAATAAATTAGGAGGGCCTATCTTAGAAAGCCTCTGTGGTTTGGAGAGACTATACGATATGTCTTTAGGGTTGAATAAGCTGCATGGATCCATACCCTCTTGTTTTGGTAATATTACTTCTTTGAGATATCTTTTATTTAAATTCCAACAAATTGAGTTCTGCAATACCCTCAACTTTGTGGAAACTTAA
- the LOC121227935 gene encoding LRR receptor-like serine/threonine-protein kinase GSO1 isoform X2, translating to MLSGLFYQFNFPFPTFFFLALFRLAIMNYNTCFHLLLAFFIPCSVLCLAMTARNLNSDQFALLEFKDRIAGPQNVLANNWTASTSVCNWIGVSCGILHKRVIALNLTSMNLRGTIPPHLGNLSFLLSLDLSSNNLYGLLPKELGQLHRLKILRLSLNSLNGEIPSWLGNLHRVRRLQMENNNFTGTIPQTLVNISNLEILNMGFNQLFGQAPSSIFKISSLKFISLFRNSLSGDLPNDMCQHLPKLEVLHLSLNELSGSIPSSLGKCSNLKYFSLYFNQFTGIIPRSIGNLTRLEELDLGLNNLEGSLPNDLCHLCPKLEGLYLDANELSGNIPSSIGECYKLQMLSLLENKFSGLIPKSIFNSTMLEGIYLYDNNLEGTLPPMIEAPKLNVLSLHRNKLRGNIPNSILNASMLKLLDLGDNFFSGPIPETFGNLRHLEWFRIANNYLTMGSTINHEWTFLSSLTNCKNLTRVDISENPLNGTLPTNIGNLSASLIYFYAINCELKGNIPMEIDLKGKFLPKDVFQTFRAHHSCRIMHFVVHQDC from the exons ATGCTCTCTGGGCTATTTTATCAATTCAACTTCCCTTttcctacttttttttttcttgcctTATTCCGTCTTGCAATCATGAACTACAACACTTGCTTTCATCTTCTTTTAGCTTTTTTCATACCATGTTCCGTACTTTGCTTGGCTATGACAGCCAGGAACCTCAACTCCGATCAGTTTGCGCTTCTCGAGTTTAAGGATAGAATTGCTGGTCCTCAAAATGTCTTGGCAAACAATTGGACGGCCTCTACCTCTGTTTGTAATTGGATTGGTGTTTCATGTGGCATCCTCCATAAAAGAGTTATAGCTTTGAATCTTACAAGCATGAATCTTAGGGGTACTATCCCTCCACACCTTGGAAATCTTTCATTTCTACTTTCTCTCGACTTGAGTAGCAATAATTTATATGGCCTTCTACCTAAAGAATTGGGCCAATTGCATCGTTTGAAGATCTTACGATTAAGCCTCAACAGTCTTAATGGGGAAATTCCATCATGGCTTGGGAACTTACATAGAGTTCGAAGGTTGCAAATGGAAAATAATAACTTTACAGGCACAATCCCTCAAACACTTGTTAACATTTCCAATCTAGAGATCTTGAATATGGGATTCAATCAATTATTTGGCCAGGCTCCATCTTCCATCTTCAAGATTTCTTCTCTGAAGTTTATTAGTCTTTTCAGGAATAGCCTATCAGGTGATTTGCCTAATGATATGTGTCAACATCTTCCCAAGCTTGAAGTGCTTCATTTGAGTTTGAATGAATTATCTGGTAGCATTCCATCAAGTTTAGGCAAATGCAGCAACCTTAAATATTTCTCGTTGTACTTCAATCAATTTACGGGAATCATTCCAAGAAGTATTGGAAATCTGACTAGACTTGAAGAATTAGATTTGGGGTTGAATAACTTAGAAG GTAGTTTGCCTAATGATTTGTGTCACCTATGTCCCAAGCTTGAAGGGCTTTACTTGGATGCAAATGAATTATCTGGTAATATTCCATCAAGTATAGGTGAATGTTACAAGCTTCAGATGCTAAgtttattagaaaataaattcagtGGGCTGATTCCGAAAAGTATTTTTAATTCAACTATGCTTGAAGGAATATATCTATATGACAACAATTTAGAAG GTACCTTGCCACCCATGATCGAGGCTCCAAAGCTGAATGTTCTTTCGCTGCATCGAAATAAACTTCGCGGAAACATTCCCAACTCTATCTTAAATGCTTCCATGCTTAAGCTTCTAGACTTGGGTGATAACTTCTTCTCTGGCCCAATTCCTGAAACGTTTGGTAACTTACGACACCTTGAATGGTTCCGAATAGCAAACAACTATTTGACCATGGGATCTACTATAAATCATGAGTGgacctttctttcttctttgacaaattgcaagaatttgacaAGAGTAGATATTTCAGAAAATCCTTTGAATGGCACTCTTCCTACTAATATTGGGAACCTTTCAGCATCGCTTATATACTTTTACGCTATTAATTGTGAGCTTAAAGGCAATATTCCAATGGAAATAG ACTTGAAGGGGAAATTCCTACCAAAGGATGTTTTTCAAACTTTCCGAGCACATCATTCATGCAGAATTATGCACTTTGTGGTCCACCAAGATTGCTAG